The stretch of DNA GGCGTCGGCCGCCTCGTGGTCGAGGGCGACGTGGTGAGCGCCTCCAAGGACACGGTGCCGGTGCCGCCTCTCCGCGTCGAGCTGCGCGACGAGCACGGCCAGGTCGTCTACCGCTGGACCACCGAGGCGCCGCGGGACCGGCTCGAGCCCGAGGAATCCGCCCGCTTCCGGGCCGAGCTGCCGAACGCCCCGGCGAAGGGGCGCGCGGTGCTGGTCCGCTTTGCCGCGGTTGACAGCGGGGATTCTGCGGTCAGCCTGAGGGCTCCGATGAACCCCCAGGCGAACCCGAAAGACCGATGACCCCGCCCCTGCCCCGCGTCCGCGTCCTCTTCGACGAATCCGCCATCGCCCAGCGCAACGAGGAGATCGCCCGCGCCATCGCCAGCCAGCCCCTGGAGAACCTCCTGGTGGTGGCGGTGCTCAAGGGCAGCTTCATGTTCGCCGCCGACCTGATCCGGGCGCTGCACCGGGCTGGCCTCGCACCGCAGGTCGAGTTCATCCACCTGTCGAGCTACCGCGCCGCGACCGTGTCGTCGGGCCAGGTCGCGATCCTGCGCGACGTCGAGAGCGAGGTGCGCGGCCGCGACGTGCTGCTGATCGACGACATTCTCGAATCCGGCCGCACCCTCGTCTACGCCAAGGACCTGCTGATGGCCCGCGGGGCGCGGCGGGTGCTCACCACCGTCCTTTTGGAAAAACCCGGCAAGCGCGCGGTGACGATGGATGCCGATTACGTCGGCTTCACCTGCCCGGACGTGTTCGTGGTCGGGTACGGGATGGACGTGGCCCACGCCTTCCGGCAATTGCCCTATGTCGGCCTCGTCGATTACGGCGACGGCGGCCCCGATCTGTTCGACAAGGATGAGAATCTTTCGGGTTAGGGCTTCGGGACCAGGAGATCCGGGCCCGGGATCGCGGGCCCGGAGCGATGCGCGGTTGCAACGCGGCCGGGTTTCGTTCCGC from Methylobacterium aquaticum encodes:
- the hpt gene encoding hypoxanthine phosphoribosyltransferase — protein: MTPPLPRVRVLFDESAIAQRNEEIARAIASQPLENLLVVAVLKGSFMFAADLIRALHRAGLAPQVEFIHLSSYRAATVSSGQVAILRDVESEVRGRDVLLIDDILESGRTLVYAKDLLMARGARRVLTTVLLEKPGKRAVTMDADYVGFTCPDVFVVGYGMDVAHAFRQLPYVGLVDYGDGGPDLFDKDENLSG